In a single window of the uncultured Desulfovibrio sp. genome:
- the clpS gene encoding ATP-dependent Clp protease adapter ClpS, protein MSFIPDNQTSGDSRVIVEKKLKEPDRYRVLLHNDDYTSMEFVVSVLCGIFHKTAEEATAIMLAVHQRGVGQCGIYTLEIAEAKVRRVHNTARAAGYPLKCTMEKIH, encoded by the coding sequence ATGTCTTTTATCCCCGACAATCAAACCAGCGGCGACAGCCGCGTAATCGTGGAAAAAAAACTTAAGGAACCGGATCGCTACCGGGTACTCCTGCACAATGACGACTATACAAGCATGGAGTTTGTGGTGTCGGTACTGTGCGGTATTTTCCACAAAACCGCCGAAGAAGCCACGGCCATCATGCTGGCGGTACACCAGCGCGGGGTAGGCCAATGCGGCATATACACCCTTGAAATAGCCGAGGCCAAGGTTCGGCGTGTGCACAACACGGCGCGGGCGGCAGGGTATCCCCTTAAATGCACCATGGAAAAAATCCATTGA
- a CDS encoding class IV adenylate cyclase, protein MGLEIERKYLHVNLQTLRQALVDNGAHCLGAHFECNWVFDTAHGALVTGGKLLRLRSQEWQDKTRHLITLKLPAMEDGGFKVREERETEIADGAALRGILEGLGYTVAARYEKVREPWRMDTVEVELDALPFAQVVELEGRAQDIARVEKRLNLDNAEISIKSYHELHQEWLRQNNKPKQLSFVFDEAQRAHWRTVLGLTEKADAGADSSRQS, encoded by the coding sequence ATGGGCCTTGAGATTGAACGCAAATATCTGCATGTGAATCTGCAAACCCTGCGTCAGGCGCTGGTGGACAACGGGGCGCACTGTCTTGGCGCCCATTTTGAATGTAACTGGGTGTTTGACACTGCCCATGGAGCGCTGGTCACAGGCGGCAAACTGCTGCGTTTGCGCAGTCAGGAATGGCAGGACAAAACGCGCCACCTGATCACGCTCAAGCTGCCCGCCATGGAAGACGGCGGCTTTAAGGTGCGGGAGGAGCGCGAAACGGAAATTGCCGATGGCGCGGCCTTGCGGGGTATTCTGGAAGGTCTGGGCTATACGGTGGCGGCCCGGTACGAAAAAGTTCGCGAGCCCTGGCGCATGGACACCGTGGAAGTGGAGCTGGACGCGCTGCCCTTTGCCCAGGTGGTTGAGCTGGAAGGCCGGGCGCAGGATATTGCCAGGGTCGAGAAGCGTCTGAACCTTGACAATGCCGAAATAAGCATCAAAAGTTATCATGAGCTGCATCAGGAATGGTTGCGGCAAAACAACAAGCCGAAACAGCTTTCCTTTGTGTTTGACGAAGCGCAGAGGGCGCACTGGCGCACAGTGCTGGGCCTGACCGAAAAGGCCGATGCCGGCGCGGATTCATCGCGGCAGAGCTGA
- the clpA gene encoding ATP-dependent Clp protease ATP-binding subunit ClpA, which yields MLSKNVQLVIRDALMEAHRRRHDLLTVEHVLFALTNSMKGRIILEGSGASVPVLREQLEEFFNKELETVSLAEKHEVSQTDSVQRVLERALEHIRSSGRDAVELGDLLISIMDEEESYAHFYLRKQGVERLDVLTFISHGLDEGAGSRGVEAGAEAGDGEAKADPLAQYTVELTARAKEGKIDPLVGRTAELDRAVEVLCRRRKNNPLFVGDPGVGKTALAEGLALRIVEGNVPEMFAKTKLYALDMGLLLAGTRYRGDFEGRLKAVVQKLKEQPDCILFIDEIHTIVGAGSTSGGSLDASNLLKPVLANGEIRCIGSTTYEEYRNHFEKDRALARRFQRIDLTEPTTEECLGILEGLEPRYAQYHHVRYSPAALKAMVDLTARHVRDRLLPDKAIDVLDETGAAVRLGRGVTPTGKPAKKSGKDAPLVSVADVERIVARMAGIPVRTVSGKERNKLATLEKDLKSLVFGQEKAIELTVRAILRARAGLGQEQRPAGAFLFYGPTGVGKTEVARSLAKLMGVEFLRYDMSEYMEKHSVSRLIGAPPGYVGFDQGGLMTEAVRKAPYSVVLLDEVEKAHPDIFNVLLQVMDYATLTDNTGRKTDFSHVILIMTSNAGAFEMSRPAMGFGGTAPQDAAHKGLKAVENTFSPEFRNRLDALVPFGSLTEPMMLRIVDKFVGEIRTSLEQRGVTLTLTETARKWLARKGFDPSMGARPLRRLLRTELEDRLAHELLFGSLKKGGSAKLTVKGEELALEHEGSAAKSRKPVPVDA from the coding sequence ATGTTGAGTAAAAATGTTCAGTTGGTCATTCGGGACGCCCTCATGGAAGCCCACCGGCGACGGCATGATCTGTTGACTGTGGAGCATGTGCTCTTTGCGCTGACCAACAGCATGAAGGGGCGCATCATTCTTGAGGGCAGCGGGGCAAGCGTGCCCGTGCTGCGCGAGCAGCTTGAGGAATTTTTCAACAAGGAACTGGAAACCGTTTCCCTGGCGGAAAAGCACGAAGTCTCGCAGACGGACAGTGTGCAGCGTGTGCTTGAACGCGCGCTGGAGCATATCCGCTCCTCCGGGCGTGATGCTGTGGAGCTTGGCGACCTGCTCATTTCCATCATGGATGAGGAAGAAAGCTACGCACACTTCTATCTGCGCAAACAGGGCGTTGAGCGGCTGGACGTGCTGACCTTTATTTCGCACGGGCTTGACGAAGGCGCTGGCTCGCGCGGCGTGGAAGCCGGGGCCGAAGCCGGGGACGGCGAAGCCAAGGCCGACCCTCTGGCCCAGTACACTGTTGAGCTTACGGCCCGCGCCAAGGAAGGCAAGATTGACCCCCTCGTGGGCCGCACTGCGGAGCTTGACCGCGCGGTTGAGGTGCTGTGCCGCCGCCGCAAGAATAATCCCCTGTTTGTGGGCGACCCCGGCGTTGGCAAAACCGCTTTGGCCGAGGGCCTTGCCTTGCGCATTGTGGAAGGCAACGTGCCTGAAATGTTTGCCAAAACAAAGCTTTACGCCCTTGATATGGGCCTTCTGCTGGCGGGCACGCGCTACCGGGGCGACTTTGAAGGCCGCCTCAAGGCTGTGGTGCAAAAGCTTAAGGAGCAGCCCGACTGCATCCTGTTTATTGACGAAATCCACACCATCGTGGGCGCAGGTTCCACCTCTGGCGGCTCGCTTGACGCGTCCAACCTGCTCAAGCCCGTGCTCGCCAATGGCGAAATCCGCTGCATTGGTTCCACCACCTACGAGGAATACCGCAACCATTTTGAAAAGGACCGCGCGCTGGCCCGCCGGTTTCAGCGCATTGACCTTACCGAGCCGACCACAGAAGAATGCCTTGGCATTCTTGAAGGGCTTGAGCCGCGCTATGCGCAGTATCACCACGTGCGTTACAGCCCTGCGGCCCTCAAGGCCATGGTGGATCTTACCGCGCGGCATGTGCGCGACCGTCTGCTGCCCGACAAGGCCATTGACGTGCTGGATGAAACTGGCGCGGCCGTGCGGCTTGGCCGTGGCGTAACGCCTACCGGAAAGCCTGCCAAAAAGAGCGGCAAGGATGCCCCGCTGGTCAGCGTGGCCGATGTGGAGCGCATTGTGGCCCGCATGGCGGGCATACCCGTGCGCACAGTTTCCGGCAAGGAACGCAACAAGCTGGCAACGCTTGAAAAAGACCTCAAGAGCCTTGTGTTCGGGCAGGAAAAAGCCATTGAGCTGACCGTGCGCGCCATCCTGCGCGCCCGCGCCGGGCTTGGGCAGGAGCAGCGCCCCGCTGGGGCCTTCCTGTTCTACGGCCCTACGGGCGTGGGCAAAACGGAAGTGGCCCGCAGCCTTGCCAAACTCATGGGCGTGGAATTTTTGCGCTACGACATGAGCGAATACATGGAAAAGCATTCTGTTTCGCGGCTCATCGGCGCGCCTCCAGGCTATGTGGGCTTTGATCAGGGAGGTCTCATGACTGAGGCCGTGCGCAAGGCCCCGTATTCCGTGGTGCTGCTGGACGAAGTGGAAAAAGCCCACCCGGATATCTTTAACGTGCTGCTCCAGGTGATGGATTACGCCACACTGACGGACAACACCGGGCGCAAGACAGACTTTTCGCATGTTATCCTTATCATGACCTCCAATGCCGGGGCCTTTGAAATGTCGCGGCCCGCCATGGGCTTTGGCGGCACAGCCCCGCAGGATGCGGCGCACAAGGGCCTCAAGGCTGTGGAAAACACCTTCAGCCCAGAATTCCGCAACCGGCTGGACGCGCTGGTGCCCTTTGGCAGCCTCACAGAACCCATGATGCTGCGCATTGTGGACAAGTTTGTGGGCGAAATCCGCACCAGCCTCGAGCAGCGCGGCGTAACGCTTACACTCACGGAGACCGCCCGCAAATGGCTTGCCCGCAAGGGCTTTGATCCGTCGATGGGTGCGCGGCCCCTGCGCCGCCTGCTGCGCACGGAGCTGGAAGACCGTCTGGCGCACGAACTGCTCTTCGGTTCGCTCAAAAAGGGCGGCAGCGCAAAGCTGACAGTCAAGGGCGAGGAACTGGCCCTTGAACATGAGGGCAGCGCGGCCAAAAGCCGCAAACCGGTGCCTGTAGACGCCTGA
- the aat gene encoding leucyl/phenylalanyl-tRNA--protein transferase: MIGAFTALASQFPPPETAREDGLLCLGGDLRPERLVAAYSRGIFPWYSKGMPILWWSPDPRCVMPLEAFRLPARSARKLRLHPFELTHNAAFKQVIRACAAPRDKEGGTWIIDDMMRAYEDLHALGYAHSIEAWRDGELVGGLYGVALGRAFFGESMFHTQPEASRAALAGLVGLLRQRGATLLDCQQETPHIMRMGGVMLPRVIFQAELERALAMQTQTGAAQSCATPEMVESGLPFPWLPWGVVYSYSPDGFWAARS; the protein is encoded by the coding sequence ATGATCGGGGCATTTACAGCACTGGCCTCTCAATTTCCGCCGCCGGAAACAGCCCGTGAAGACGGGTTGCTGTGTCTGGGCGGCGATCTGCGGCCAGAACGTCTGGTTGCTGCCTATAGCCGTGGAATTTTCCCCTGGTATTCCAAGGGAATGCCCATCCTCTGGTGGTCGCCGGATCCCCGCTGCGTCATGCCTCTTGAGGCCTTTCGCCTGCCTGCGCGCAGCGCCCGCAAGCTGCGCCTGCATCCTTTTGAACTGACCCACAACGCCGCCTTCAAGCAGGTTATCCGCGCTTGCGCAGCGCCAAGGGACAAGGAGGGCGGCACCTGGATTATTGACGACATGATGCGCGCCTACGAAGACCTGCACGCCCTTGGCTATGCCCATTCCATTGAGGCCTGGCGTGATGGCGAGCTGGTGGGCGGTCTGTATGGTGTGGCACTGGGGCGGGCTTTTTTTGGCGAATCCATGTTCCACACCCAGCCGGAGGCCTCACGTGCCGCGCTGGCCGGTCTGGTGGGTCTGCTGCGCCAGCGTGGGGCCACCTTGCTTGACTGCCAGCAGGAAACGCCGCACATCATGCGCATGGGCGGCGTAATGCTGCCGCGTGTGATTTTTCAGGCCGAGCTTGAGCGTGCCCTTGCCATGCAAACGCAAACAGGCGCTGCGCAAAGTTGCGCAACGCCTGAAATGGTTGAAAGCGGCCTGCCGTTTCCATGGCTGCCCTGGGGAGTCGTGTACAGCTATTCCCCAGACGGCTTCTGGGCGGCCAGATCGTAA
- the radA gene encoding DNA repair protein RadA, whose product MSKTREIYICSSCGSQTMQWRGQCPNCHEWNTLQAAVQSKSAPGGNRPRAATNSSSRPIALRDVEDAGHAPYGSGLKALDRVLGKGLVPGAAILVGGEPGIGKSTLLLQVAGLVAAQGRRVLYASGEESLPQIKGRAERLGMLDHNLMAIATSSVEDVLEAANAAPPALLVVDSVQTLTSLEADGLPGNVSQVRAVATTLLEACRRLSCTLILVGHVTKDGVLAGPRLLEHMVDTVISLEGDRRQMFRLLRVFKNRFGPNEELLVFRMEATGMQIVDDPSTFFLGQRDPSLSGTAVVMAVDGQRPLAVEVQALVSRTFLSIPRRAALGFDVARLHLLLAVLEKRLKLNFAQVDIYAKVGGGMKLSEPGLDLALVAAVLSSYYDVPLPEKSVLWGEVDLNGQVRPVSAQNLRLTQARRLGFDPIVHPSAEQGGISTIAALQQKLFHRK is encoded by the coding sequence ATGTCGAAAACACGTGAAATTTATATATGCTCTTCTTGTGGGTCACAAACCATGCAGTGGCGTGGGCAATGCCCCAACTGTCATGAGTGGAATACGCTTCAGGCGGCTGTGCAGTCCAAATCCGCTCCAGGAGGCAACAGGCCCCGCGCTGCCACGAATTCTTCCAGCCGCCCCATTGCTTTGCGGGATGTGGAAGATGCCGGGCATGCGCCCTACGGCAGCGGCCTGAAAGCCCTTGACCGTGTGCTGGGAAAGGGCCTTGTGCCCGGTGCGGCCATTCTGGTGGGCGGCGAGCCGGGCATCGGCAAATCAACCCTGCTGCTTCAGGTGGCGGGGCTTGTGGCAGCGCAGGGCAGGCGCGTGCTCTACGCCAGCGGTGAGGAATCCCTGCCGCAGATCAAGGGGCGGGCCGAGCGCCTCGGCATGCTGGATCATAACCTGATGGCCATTGCCACCTCCAGTGTGGAGGATGTGCTTGAGGCGGCCAATGCCGCACCACCAGCCCTGTTGGTGGTGGATTCAGTGCAGACCCTCACAAGCCTTGAGGCCGATGGCCTGCCGGGCAATGTCAGTCAGGTGCGGGCCGTGGCAACAACCTTGCTCGAAGCCTGCCGCCGTCTGTCCTGCACCCTGATTCTGGTGGGGCATGTGACCAAGGATGGCGTGCTGGCTGGCCCCCGTCTGCTGGAACACATGGTGGACACCGTTATTTCGCTCGAGGGCGACCGCCGCCAGATGTTTCGCCTGTTGCGTGTGTTCAAAAACCGCTTTGGCCCCAATGAGGAACTGCTGGTCTTCCGTATGGAGGCCACGGGCATGCAGATTGTGGACGATCCCTCCACGTTTTTTCTGGGCCAGCGTGATCCTTCGCTATCCGGCACTGCCGTGGTCATGGCCGTGGACGGGCAGCGCCCTTTGGCAGTGGAGGTGCAGGCGCTGGTTTCCCGCACATTTTTGAGCATCCCGCGCCGGGCGGCCCTTGGCTTTGACGTGGCCCGCCTGCATTTGTTGCTGGCCGTGCTGGAAAAAAGGCTCAAGCTCAATTTTGCTCAGGTGGATATTTACGCCAAGGTGGGCGGCGGCATGAAGCTGAGCGAGCCGGGGCTTGATCTGGCGCTGGTGGCTGCGGTGCTTTCGTCGTATTATGATGTTCCGCTGCCGGAAAAGAGCGTACTGTGGGGCGAGGTGGATCTCAACGGGCAGGTGCGGCCCGTATCCGCGCAGAATTTGCGCCTCACGCAGGCGCGGCGGCTGGGCTTTGACCCCATTGTGCACCCGTCTGCGGAGCAGGGCGGCATCAGCACCATAGCCGCCTTGCAGCAAAAACTGTTTCATCGCAAGTAA